Proteins encoded by one window of Lathyrus oleraceus cultivar Zhongwan6 chromosome 1, CAAS_Psat_ZW6_1.0, whole genome shotgun sequence:
- the LOC127115920 gene encoding laccase-14: protein MMISNKFKILRFLALSILHILLIHIANGKVHHHKFVVKSSSFRRLCSTKNILTVNGQFPGPTLKAHRGDKLIVKIYNQANYNITIHWHGARQVRNPWSDGPEYVTQCPIKPGNVFKQIIHLTTEEGTIWWHAHNGWARATVHGALIIQPKPGHTYPFPKPHAEFPIILGEWWKEQVMEIPNVANKTGGEPIISNAYTINGQPGYLYPCSKKDTFKMNVVYGKTYLLRVINAVMDEELFFAIANHKLTVVGKDGLYLKPIETDYIMITPGQSMDILLEANQLPGRYFMAARAYSSAFGAGFDNTTTTAFLIYSDSHSRRDRKTPSLPNLPPYNKTEASTSFTKKFRSLATKTHPINVPTKIDTHLLFTISVNLLNCTHDKPCTGPFGKRFAASVNNISLVHPDIDFLSAYYYGIPNIFEMDFPKKPKREFNYTSDKLPEYFLSTAFGRKVLVLEYDASVELILQGTNVLASDNHPVHLHGYSFYVVGWGFGNFDPKNDPKNYNLIDPPEETTVGVPNNGWVAIRFKADNPGMWLLHCHIERHATWGMSMVFLVKDGPNPKTQMLPPPKDLPKC from the exons ATGATGATCTCCAACAAGTTCAAGATATTGAGATTTTTGGCACTCTCTATACTACACATTCTTCTGATTCATATTGCAAATGGAAAAGTTCACCATCACAAATTTGTG GTAAAATCTTCATCTTTCAGAAGACTATGTAGTACCAAGAACATTTTAACAGTAAATGGACAATTTCCTGGTCCAACATTGAAAGCCCATAGAGGAGACAAGCTTATAGTTAAGATTTATAATCAAGCAAATTATAACATTACAATACATTG GCATGGAGCAAGACAGGTTAGGAATCCATGGTCAGATGGACCTGAATACGTAACACAATGTCCAATTAAACCAGGAAATGTATTCAAACAAATCATACATTTGACAACAGAAGAAGGAACAATTTGGTGGCATGCACATAATGGTTGGGCAAGAGCCACAGTTCATGGAGCTCTCATCATTCAGCCCAAACCAGGACACACTTATCCATTTCCTAAACCTCATGCTGAGTTTCCAATTATACTAG GTGAGTGGTGGAAGGAACAAGTTATGGAAATTCCAAATGTTGCAAACAAAACCGGTGGAGAACCAATTATATCAAATGCATATACCATTAATGGTCAACCTGGTTACCTATATCCCTGCTCTAAAAAAG ATACTTTCAAGATGAATGTGGTCTATGGAAAAACATATCTTCTTAGAGTAATCAACGCGGTAATGGATGAAGAACTTTTCTTCGCGATTGCGAACCACAAATTGACAGTAGTTGGCAAAGATGGACTATACTTAAAACCAATCGAAACGGATTACATAATGATCACACCAGGCCAATCCATGGACATTCTCTTAGAAGCAAATCAACTCCCCGGTCGATATTTCATGGCTGCAAGAGCATATTCAAGTGCTTTCGGTGCTGGTTTCGATAACACAACTACAACAGCTTTTCTCATATATAGTGATTCTCATTCTCGCCGTGACAGAAAAACTCCATCTCTTCCTAATCTTCCTCCTTACAACAAAACAGAAGCATCAACAAGCTTCACAAAGAAATTCAGAAGCCTAGCAACAAAAACTCATCCAATAAACGTCCCCACAAAAATCGACACACATCTATTATTCACTATATCTGTTAATTTGCTCAACTGTACTCACGATAAGCCCTGCACGGGTCCGTTCGGCAAGAGATTCGCGGCTAGTGTGAACAACATCAGTCTAGTGCATCCAGATATTGATTTTCTAAGTGCATATTACTATGGCATCCCGAATATATTCGAAATGGATTTTCCTAAAAAACCGAAAAGGGAGTTCAATTACACAAGTGATAAATTGCCGGAATATTTTCTGAGTACAGCATTTGGTAGAAAAGTGTTGGTTTTGGAGTATGATGCAAGTGTTGAACTTATATTGCAAGGGACTAATGTGCTAGCAAGTGATAATCACCCTGTTCATTTGCATGGATATAGTTTCTATGTGGTTGGTTGGGGTTTTGGGAATTTTGATCCTAAAAATGATCCTAAAAACTATAATCTTATTGATCCACCAGAAGAAACTACAGTTGGAGTACCAAATAATGGTTGGGTTGCTATCAGATTCAAGGCTGATAATCCAG GTATGTGGTTGCTGCATTGTCACATAGAGAGACATGCTACATGGGGAATGAGTATGGTGTTTCTAGTGAAAGATGGTCCTAATCCTAAAACACAAATGCTTCCACCTCCTAAGGATTTACCTAAATGTTAA